One part of the Caproiciproducens sp. CPB-2 genome encodes these proteins:
- a CDS encoding peptide chain release factor 3, with the protein MSSYVNEIKRRRTFAIISHPDAGKTTLTEKLLLYGGAITLAGSVKGKKTAKHAVSDWMEIEKQRGISVTSSVMQFNYSGYCINILDTPGHQDFSEDTYRTLMAADSAVMVIDASKGVEKQTRKLFKVCTLRHIPIFTFINKMDREARSPFDLLEEIEKELGIQTFPMNWPIGSGKEFKGVYDRNKKEIIAFTANNGQREVEATEVELNDEKLKALIGEDHRRTLVDDIELLDGAGYEFDLEAVRNGKLSPVFFGSALTNFGVEPFLEEFLNMTTPPLPREADTGLIDPLTNEFSAFVFKIQANMNKAHRDRIAFMRICSGRFEKNMEVMHIQGEKKMKLSQPQQLMAQDREVIDEAYAGDIIGVFDPGIFSIGDTICTPPQKFLFGGIPTFAPEHFNRVQQVDTMKRKQFVKGISQIAQEGAIQIFQELGGGMEEVIVGVVGTLQFDVLEYRLKNEYNVDIRMEGLPYQYIRWIENEELDPKTLNLTSDTKRIQDLKGNRLLIFANEWSIRWAQEHNQGLNLAEFGR; encoded by the coding sequence TTGTCAAGTTATGTAAATGAGATTAAGAGAAGAAGGACGTTCGCTATTATTTCCCACCCGGATGCGGGAAAGACGACCTTGACGGAAAAGCTTTTGCTTTACGGCGGAGCCATCACGCTGGCGGGTTCGGTCAAAGGGAAAAAAACCGCAAAGCACGCAGTTTCCGACTGGATGGAGATCGAAAAACAGAGGGGAATCTCGGTTACTTCTTCCGTTATGCAGTTCAATTACAGCGGCTACTGTATCAATATTCTGGATACCCCTGGGCATCAGGATTTTTCAGAGGACACCTACCGTACTCTGATGGCGGCGGATTCCGCCGTCATGGTCATCGACGCTTCCAAGGGTGTTGAAAAGCAGACCCGCAAGCTTTTTAAGGTCTGCACACTGAGGCATATCCCTATTTTCACCTTTATCAATAAAATGGACAGGGAAGCCAGAAGTCCGTTCGACCTTCTGGAAGAGATTGAAAAAGAACTGGGCATCCAGACCTTTCCCATGAACTGGCCGATCGGCTCGGGAAAAGAATTCAAGGGTGTCTATGACAGAAATAAAAAAGAGATCATCGCCTTTACCGCCAACAACGGTCAGCGGGAAGTGGAGGCGACGGAAGTCGAACTCAACGATGAAAAGCTAAAAGCGCTGATCGGCGAGGACCACCGCAGGACTTTGGTGGATGATATCGAGCTGCTCGACGGCGCGGGCTACGAATTTGATCTGGAAGCCGTCCGGAACGGAAAGCTTTCTCCGGTCTTCTTCGGTTCGGCGCTCACCAATTTCGGCGTGGAGCCGTTTCTTGAGGAATTTCTGAACATGACCACCCCGCCGCTTCCCAGGGAGGCGGACACCGGCCTGATCGACCCCCTGACCAATGAGTTTTCCGCCTTTGTCTTTAAGATCCAGGCCAATATGAACAAGGCGCACCGCGACAGAATCGCGTTCATGCGCATCTGTTCGGGCAGGTTTGAGAAGAACATGGAAGTCATGCATATACAGGGCGAAAAAAAGATGAAGCTTTCGCAGCCCCAGCAGCTGATGGCGCAGGACCGCGAGGTGATCGACGAGGCCTACGCGGGCGATATTATCGGCGTGTTTGACCCCGGCATCTTTTCCATCGGCGACACCATCTGCACCCCGCCGCAAAAATTCCTGTTCGGCGGGATCCCGACCTTCGCGCCGGAGCATTTCAACCGTGTGCAGCAGGTGGACACCATGAAAAGAAAACAGTTCGTCAAGGGAATCTCGCAGATCGCGCAGGAGGGCGCCATCCAGATTTTTCAGGAGCTGGGCGGCGGTATGGAAGAGGTGATCGTCGGCGTGGTGGGCACCCTTCAGTTCGATGTTCTGGAATACCGTCTGAAAAACGAATATAACGTCGACATCCGCATGGAGGGGCTGCCGTATCAGTATATCCGCTGGATCGAAAACGAAGAGCTTGACCCCAAGACGCTGAACCTGACGTCCGACACCAAGCGGATTCAGGACCTGAAGGGAAACCGTCTTCTGATTTTCGCGAATGAATGGAGCATCCGCTGGGCACAGGAGCATAATCAGGGCCTGAACCTCGCGGAATTCGGCAGATAA
- a CDS encoding bile acid:sodium symporter family protein, with product MRSFNAFVEKWMALVTPFCLFMGVLFASQFSRILFLVPYIFAFMTFCGSLGSRFSDIRRVVQHPLPLFLSVLILHAVLPFLALGAGNLLFPQSPYIITGMVLEFVVPSAVVSTMWVSIYCGSAPFTLSLLLIDTLLAPFSVPFSLHLLVGSNVQVDTVGMMKELLLMVGIPALVGMTLNQLTGGTVKQTLSPRLAPFGKIALMLVVCANSSKVAPFIRNMTPRLFAVAGSILLLAVLGYALGWAFAAVLKLKREIVVSMTFGCGMRNISAGAVIAAAYFPAEVMFPVMIGTLFQQVLAACFAQLLIKRCGVQKEV from the coding sequence ATGAGGAGCTTTAATGCGTTTGTTGAGAAATGGATGGCGCTGGTTACGCCGTTCTGCCTTTTTATGGGCGTGCTTTTCGCGTCCCAGTTCAGCCGGATTTTGTTTCTGGTGCCTTATATTTTTGCGTTTATGACCTTTTGCGGCAGCCTGGGGTCAAGGTTTTCCGACATCAGGCGGGTGGTGCAGCACCCGCTGCCGCTGTTTCTGTCCGTTTTGATTTTGCATGCGGTCCTGCCCTTTCTCGCGCTCGGCGCGGGGAATCTGCTTTTTCCCCAAAGCCCGTATATCATTACCGGGATGGTTTTGGAATTCGTTGTGCCGAGCGCCGTGGTCAGCACCATGTGGGTTTCCATCTATTGCGGCAGCGCTCCGTTCACGCTTTCCCTTCTGCTGATCGACACGCTTCTGGCTCCGTTCAGCGTGCCGTTCAGTTTGCATCTTCTCGTTGGATCGAATGTGCAGGTTGACACCGTTGGCATGATGAAGGAGCTTTTGCTGATGGTGGGCATCCCCGCGCTTGTGGGGATGACGCTGAATCAGCTTACCGGGGGCACGGTCAAACAGACCCTGTCGCCCAGGCTCGCGCCGTTCGGGAAAATCGCACTGATGCTGGTGGTCTGCGCCAATTCGTCCAAGGTGGCGCCCTTTATCCGTAATATGACGCCGCGCCTCTTTGCGGTGGCCGGGTCCATTCTGCTGCTTGCCGTGCTGGGGTACGCGCTGGGTTGGGCCTTTGCGGCGGTGCTGAAACTGAAACGGGAGATTGTCGTATCCATGACGTTCGGCTGCGGAATGAGAAATATCAGCGCGGGCGCGGTCATTGCCGCGGCGTATTTTCCGGCGGAGGTCATGTTCCCGGTCATGATCGGGACGCTCTTTCAGCAGGTTCTGGCCGCGTGTTTTGCCCAGCTGCTTATCAAACGCTGCGGCGTCCAGAAAGAAGTTTGA
- a CDS encoding VOC family protein, with translation MKAKFLHNNLNVFDLDKSIAFYKKALGLTEIRRKTASDGSFILAFLGDGQTGHQLELTWLRDRKEPYNLGDNEIHIAFSVPDKAEAYALHKEMGCICYENHDMDLYFISDPDGYWLEILAENRN, from the coding sequence ATGAAAGCGAAATTTCTGCACAACAACCTGAATGTGTTTGATTTAGACAAGAGTATCGCGTTTTACAAAAAGGCGCTCGGGCTGACGGAAATCAGGCGCAAAACCGCCTCGGACGGCTCCTTTATCCTTGCGTTTTTAGGGGACGGACAGACCGGGCATCAGCTTGAGCTGACCTGGCTGCGCGATCGCAAGGAACCGTACAACCTGGGCGACAACGAAATCCACATCGCGTTCAGTGTGCCCGACAAGGCCGAAGCCTATGCCCTGCACAAGGAAATGGGATGCATCTGCTACGAAAATCACGACATGGACCTGTATTTCATCTCTGACCCCGACGGATACTGGCTGGAAATTCTGGCGGAAAACAGGAACTGA
- a CDS encoding Crp/Fnr family transcriptional regulator, producing MLFKGITPAEIAQMLNCLSPRGADYAKGGLIAQASGPMQEVGIVLDGTVAVTKETPLGERIVLNKIRPGGIFGEVAALSDLQRSPATIFALEKSTVMFIRPSKILMPCSRTCRWHTLLTENLIHLVADRALYLNRKIDFLTIKSMRGKLCTYLFEQYRKSGKQRFTLPYNRNELADFLNVSRPSMSRELGRMRDEGILAFRGDSFELLDVEKLKSFVQ from the coding sequence GTGCTGTTCAAGGGGATCACTCCGGCCGAGATCGCACAGATGCTGAACTGCCTTTCTCCCCGCGGAGCGGATTACGCAAAGGGCGGCCTGATCGCTCAGGCCTCGGGACCGATGCAGGAAGTCGGAATCGTGCTTGACGGCACGGTCGCGGTGACGAAGGAAACGCCGCTCGGCGAACGGATCGTTTTAAATAAAATCCGGCCCGGGGGAATTTTCGGGGAAGTGGCGGCTCTGTCCGACCTTCAGCGTTCCCCCGCGACGATTTTCGCACTGGAAAAAAGCACGGTGATGTTTATCCGGCCGTCTAAAATTTTAATGCCGTGCAGCAGAACCTGTCGCTGGCACACCCTGCTGACGGAAAATCTGATTCATCTTGTGGCGGACAGGGCGCTTTATCTGAACCGCAAAATCGACTTTCTGACGATCAAAAGCATGCGCGGAAAGCTCTGCACTTATCTTTTCGAGCAGTACCGCAAGTCGGGAAAACAGCGGTTCACTCTGCCGTACAACCGCAATGAGCTCGCGGATTTTCTCAATGTTTCCCGCCCGTCCATGTCCCGCGAGCTCGGCCGGATGCGCGACGAGGGAATCCTCGCCTTTCGCGGGGACAGCTTCGAACTGCTCGACGTGGAAAAGCTGAAAAGCTTTGTACAGTAG
- a CDS encoding HD domain-containing protein has translation MNSQNNRILKAMVRYNEGDPKRVQHALKVYAFAKSIGEMEGLDENTMEILELAAILHDIGIRNSERKYGSSSGKYQELEGPPVAEKILLEAGIPRAVIDRVCFLIGRHHTYTEISGPDYQILVEADFLVNLYEDGMAEAQARSVLQKYFKTETGKEYLSEMYLNSRDGASV, from the coding sequence ATGAACAGCCAAAACAACCGAATCCTGAAAGCCATGGTCCGCTACAACGAGGGGGACCCGAAAAGGGTACAGCACGCGCTGAAGGTATACGCGTTCGCAAAGTCCATCGGCGAGATGGAAGGCCTGGACGAAAACACAATGGAGATTCTGGAGCTTGCCGCCATCCTTCACGATATCGGAATCCGGAACAGCGAACGGAAATACGGCTCCTCCTCCGGAAAATATCAGGAGCTGGAGGGCCCCCCGGTCGCGGAAAAAATTCTTCTGGAGGCCGGTATCCCGCGGGCGGTGATCGACCGCGTCTGCTTTCTGATCGGCCGCCACCACACCTATACCGAAATCAGCGGCCCGGATTATCAGATCCTGGTCGAGGCGGATTTTCTGGTCAACCTTTATGAGGACGGTATGGCCGAAGCGCAGGCGCGGTCCGTTCTGCAAAAATATTTCAAAACGGAAACAGGTAAGGAATATCTTTCTGAAATGTATCTGAACTCCCGGGACGGAGCGTCGGTTTGA
- a CDS encoding TIGR01212 family radical SAM protein (This family includes YhcC from E. coli K-12, an uncharacterized radical SAM protein.), which produces MKSPFLYSNDNKRYHTLSYHLKKRFDRRVFKAVIDAGFTCPNLDGSKGFGGCTYCLSGSGDFTHGADRSVAEQVRMELDRVREKTPGADVIAYFQAHTNTYAPLPRLRELYESALGAEGVCGISIATRADALEAETMDYLAGLSGKTYLTVELGLQTIHDATAEKINRCHSCAVFTEAFQALKSRGIRVCVHIINGLPGETPEMMLDTARAVGALGADAVKIHLLQVMRGTPMERQLAVGEVVPMTREGYLDVVCSQLEVLPPETVIERITGDGARDQLITPLWGVDKIAVLGGIDRALVQKDTWQGKRYV; this is translated from the coding sequence TTGAAAAGTCCTTTCCTTTATTCCAATGACAATAAACGGTATCATACGCTGAGCTATCATCTGAAAAAGCGGTTTGACCGCCGGGTTTTCAAGGCGGTGATCGACGCGGGCTTCACCTGCCCGAATCTGGACGGCTCCAAAGGCTTCGGCGGCTGCACCTATTGCCTGTCCGGCAGCGGGGACTTTACCCACGGGGCGGACAGGAGCGTCGCCGAGCAGGTGCGCATGGAGCTTGATCGGGTGCGCGAAAAAACACCCGGCGCGGATGTGATTGCCTACTTTCAGGCGCACACCAACACCTACGCGCCGCTTCCCAGGCTGCGGGAGCTGTATGAATCCGCCCTGGGCGCCGAAGGCGTGTGCGGGATCAGCATCGCCACGCGCGCGGACGCTCTGGAAGCCGAAACGATGGATTATCTTGCCGGACTGTCCGGAAAAACGTATCTGACGGTGGAGCTGGGCTTGCAGACCATCCATGACGCCACCGCCGAAAAAATCAACCGCTGCCATTCCTGCGCCGTATTTACAGAGGCTTTTCAGGCGCTCAAATCCCGCGGCATCCGTGTCTGCGTACACATCATCAACGGGCTTCCGGGGGAGACCCCCGAAATGATGCTGGACACTGCCCGGGCGGTCGGCGCGCTGGGAGCGGACGCGGTGAAAATCCATCTCCTGCAGGTCATGCGGGGGACTCCCATGGAGCGTCAGCTTGCGGTGGGAGAAGTCGTCCCCATGACCAGGGAAGGGTATCTCGACGTGGTCTGTTCCCAGCTGGAGGTTCTGCCGCCCGAAACGGTGATCGAACGGATCACGGGGGATGGCGCCCGCGACCAGCTGATCACGCCGCTCTGGGGTGTGGATAAAATTGCCGTGCTCGGCGGCATTGACCGCGCGCTTGTCCAAAAGGATACCTGGCAGGGAAAACGATATGTATAA
- a CDS encoding MBL fold metallo-hydrolase, which translates to MKAEIRYLYNSGFTLKTDRHLFIFDYYLDSPKGCGLAKGVVDPEEIKDLDVVVFVSHSHPDHYNPRIFSWRKTIGKIRYVLSDDIKTLENVIRVVPEGEYDLGDLSVRTLDSTDIGVAFLIQADGLCIYHAGDLNDWYWNGEPDGDNREMTRRYREQVHTLKGEAIDIAFVPADPRLEEHALRGLDYFMRTVGAELAVPMHFSENTSVFEELKTDSRTEGYRGRIAFFSQRGDMIPYPNADK; encoded by the coding sequence ATGAAAGCCGAAATCAGATATCTGTACAACAGCGGATTCACACTGAAAACGGACCGCCATCTTTTTATCTTCGATTATTACCTTGACTCCCCAAAAGGCTGTGGGCTCGCCAAGGGCGTCGTCGACCCGGAGGAAATCAAAGACCTCGATGTGGTCGTCTTTGTCTCTCACAGCCACCCCGACCACTATAACCCGAGAATTTTCAGCTGGCGCAAAACCATTGGAAAAATCCGCTACGTACTCTCCGACGATATCAAGACCCTTGAGAACGTAATCAGGGTCGTTCCCGAAGGGGAATACGACCTTGGCGATCTGAGCGTGCGCACGCTCGATTCCACCGATATCGGCGTGGCGTTCCTCATTCAGGCGGACGGCCTGTGCATTTATCACGCCGGGGATTTAAACGACTGGTACTGGAACGGGGAGCCCGACGGCGACAACCGCGAAATGACCCGCCGTTACAGGGAACAGGTCCACACGCTGAAGGGCGAAGCGATCGATATCGCGTTTGTTCCGGCCGACCCCAGGCTGGAGGAACACGCGCTGCGCGGTCTGGACTACTTTATGAGAACCGTGGGCGCAGAGCTGGCGGTACCGATGCATTTCAGCGAAAACACCTCCGTGTTTGAGGAGCTGAAAACCGACAGCCGTACGGAAGGCTACCGCGGCCGGATCGCATTCTTTTCCCAAAGGGGAGATATGATTCCCTATCCGAACGCCGACAAATAA
- the mltG gene encoding endolytic transglycosylase MltG, which produces MKQFLAMLTVLAVCLSLSACSKNDGSSESSSPASSAAVSETGSSEPDTSSSSGVSSVSSAAVASSKETSSQKQSASSAPASPSQPEKAQTVRVVIPEGYTLSQIGDRLEANGVCKKSELLSTANSYDFSYYSLIGKLGSNANRCYKLEGYLFPDTYEFYKDMKPQDALGKMLRNAESKIGGSYSYSGMTTDQIVTLASIIEKESGNVNEMAKVSSVFHNRLKAGMKLQADVTVIYVEKYLKPNLTGDINRYNSYYNTRKCPALPVGAICNPGKAALNAAVNPANTDYLYFAADSSGNYYYAKTYEEHKQNLNKAGIIEGGSMQ; this is translated from the coding sequence ATGAAACAATTTCTTGCAATGCTGACCGTACTGGCAGTCTGCCTTTCTCTTTCCGCCTGTTCAAAAAACGACGGAAGCAGTGAGTCCTCCAGTCCGGCAAGCAGTGCCGCAGTCAGTGAAACGGGTTCTTCCGAACCGGATACATCCTCCAGCTCCGGAGTTTCTTCCGTCTCCTCCGCGGCGGTGGCCTCTTCGAAAGAGACCTCTTCCCAAAAGCAGAGCGCTTCTTCCGCGCCCGCTTCCCCATCCCAGCCGGAAAAGGCCCAGACCGTGCGCGTGGTGATCCCCGAAGGGTATACGCTGTCGCAGATCGGCGACCGGCTGGAAGCGAACGGCGTCTGCAAAAAAAGCGAACTGCTGAGCACCGCGAATTCCTACGATTTCAGCTATTATTCCCTGATCGGCAAGCTCGGTTCCAACGCGAACCGCTGCTATAAGCTGGAAGGATACCTTTTCCCCGATACCTATGAATTTTATAAGGACATGAAGCCGCAGGACGCGCTCGGCAAAATGCTGAGAAACGCGGAAAGCAAAATCGGCGGCAGCTACAGCTATTCCGGTATGACCACCGACCAGATCGTCACCCTTGCCTCCATTATCGAAAAGGAGTCGGGAAACGTAAATGAAATGGCAAAGGTATCCTCCGTGTTCCACAACCGGCTGAAAGCCGGCATGAAGCTGCAGGCGGATGTAACGGTCATCTATGTGGAAAAATATCTGAAGCCCAACCTCACCGGCGATATCAACCGCTACAATTCCTATTATAATACCCGGAAATGCCCCGCCCTGCCGGTCGGCGCCATCTGCAACCCCGGCAAAGCCGCGCTGAACGCCGCGGTCAACCCGGCAAACACCGACTACCTTTACTTTGCCGCCGATTCCAGCGGAAATTACTACTACGCGAAAACCTATGAGGAACACAAGCAGAACCTGAACAAAGCGGGCATCATCGAGGGCGGCAGCATGCAGTAA
- a CDS encoding mechanosensitive ion channel family protein, whose amino-acid sequence MEFSFEKYGQQLLLLLESSLPRILGALLILGIGWWLSNQAVRLMFRAMSRSKTDTGLVTFISSLAKVLLKMIVCITAAAQLGMNVGSIIAAIGAAGLTIGLAVKDNMANIACGAQIIFTKPFRVGDYILFEETEGTVERIETMFTTLRTFDNKEVVIPNAKITSGVIVNYSAMATRRLDLKYTVAYDEDLGKVKSLLGNLAGRNSMVLDSPAPLVVVGEHGENGITVEVRAWCKTDDYLTLYFDMQEKVKLAFDEAGIRIPHNQLDVHVKPEE is encoded by the coding sequence TTGGAATTCAGCTTTGAAAAATACGGACAGCAGCTCCTTCTGCTTCTGGAATCATCCCTGCCGAGGATTCTGGGCGCGCTGCTGATTTTAGGGATCGGCTGGTGGCTGAGCAACCAGGCGGTCAGACTGATGTTCCGCGCGATGTCGCGCTCAAAGACGGACACGGGCCTCGTCACTTTTATCAGCTCTCTCGCCAAAGTGCTGCTGAAAATGATCGTATGCATTACGGCGGCGGCACAGCTCGGCATGAACGTCGGCTCCATTATCGCCGCGATCGGCGCGGCCGGCCTGACGATCGGCCTTGCCGTGAAAGACAATATGGCCAACATCGCCTGCGGCGCGCAGATCATTTTTACAAAGCCGTTCCGCGTCGGGGATTACATCCTCTTTGAGGAGACGGAAGGAACGGTCGAGCGGATCGAAACCATGTTCACCACGCTCAGGACCTTCGACAATAAAGAAGTCGTGATTCCGAACGCCAAAATCACCTCTGGCGTTATCGTCAACTATTCCGCCATGGCGACCCGCCGCCTGGACCTGAAATATACCGTCGCTTATGACGAGGATCTTGGAAAGGTGAAAAGCCTGCTCGGGAATCTGGCCGGACGGAATTCCATGGTGCTCGACAGCCCCGCTCCGCTGGTCGTGGTCGGTGAGCACGGGGAAAACGGCATCACGGTGGAGGTGAGGGCATGGTGCAAAACGGACGATTACCTGACCCTTTATTTTGATATGCAGGAAAAGGTAAAGCTTGCGTTTGACGAGGCGGGCATCCGGATTCCTCACAATCAGCTCGATGTCCATGTAAAGCCCGAAGAATAA
- a CDS encoding O-acetylhomoserine aminocarboxypropyltransferase/cysteine synthase family protein yields the protein MSERKYKFETIQVHAGQEKPDSATDARAVPIYQTTSYVFKDSAQAGGRFGLTEGGNVYGRLMNPTSDVFEQRVAALEGGVAALATATGAAAITYAIENVAHAGDHIVSANTIYGGTYNLLEHTLAAFGITTTFVDPDVEGSFEKAIQPNTKAIFIETLGNPNSSIIDIDEVAAIAHKNGIPLIVDNTFATPYLLRPIEHGADVVVHSATKFIGGHGSSLGGVIVDGGNFDWEASGKFPWLSEPDPSYHGISFTKNVGAAAYVTRIRVILLRDTGATISPFNSFLLLQGLETLSLRVERHVENALKVVDFLSKHPKVERVNHPALPDSKYNVLYNKYFPNGAGSIFTFEIKGGAEEAKDFIDRLEIFSLLANVADVKSLVIHPASTTHSQMNESELLQSGIKPNTVRLSIGTEHIDDILYDLQQALA from the coding sequence ATGAGTGAAAGAAAATATAAGTTTGAGACCATACAGGTACACGCGGGACAGGAGAAGCCGGATTCCGCAACGGACGCGCGAGCGGTTCCGATTTACCAGACCACTTCCTATGTATTTAAGGATTCCGCGCAGGCCGGGGGGCGTTTTGGCCTAACGGAAGGCGGCAACGTCTACGGCAGACTGATGAACCCCACCTCCGATGTGTTTGAACAGCGCGTTGCCGCTCTGGAAGGCGGCGTGGCGGCGCTGGCCACCGCGACCGGTGCGGCCGCCATTACCTACGCGATTGAAAATGTCGCTCACGCGGGCGACCATATCGTCTCCGCCAACACCATTTACGGCGGGACCTACAATCTGCTGGAACATACGCTCGCGGCTTTCGGCATCACCACCACGTTTGTCGACCCCGACGTGGAAGGCAGCTTTGAAAAAGCGATTCAGCCGAATACCAAGGCGATTTTTATTGAAACCCTCGGCAACCCGAATTCCAGTATTATCGACATCGACGAGGTCGCCGCGATCGCGCACAAAAACGGAATCCCCCTGATTGTGGACAATACCTTTGCGACGCCGTACCTTCTGCGCCCCATTGAGCACGGCGCGGACGTAGTCGTCCATTCCGCGACAAAGTTTATCGGCGGACACGGCTCCTCCTTGGGCGGAGTCATCGTCGACGGCGGCAACTTCGACTGGGAGGCCTCCGGCAAATTCCCGTGGCTGAGCGAGCCCGATCCGAGCTACCACGGCATCAGCTTTACAAAAAACGTCGGCGCGGCGGCCTATGTGACCCGAATCCGCGTAATCCTGCTGAGAGATACCGGCGCGACCATCAGCCCGTTTAACTCCTTCCTGCTGCTGCAGGGCCTTGAGACCCTCTCCCTTCGCGTGGAGCGTCATGTTGAGAACGCTCTGAAGGTAGTGGATTTCCTGTCCAAACACCCGAAGGTGGAGCGCGTCAATCACCCCGCCTTACCGGACAGCAAATACAACGTTTTATATAACAAATATTTTCCCAACGGCGCAGGCTCCATCTTCACGTTTGAGATCAAAGGCGGCGCGGAAGAGGCGAAAGACTTTATCGACCGTCTGGAAATTTTCTCCCTGCTGGCAAACGTGGCCGACGTGAAGTCGCTGGTCATCCACCCGGCGAGCACCACCCACTCCCAGATGAACGAAAGCGAGCTGCTCCAGTCCGGCATCAAGCCGAACACCGTCCGTCTTTCCATCGGCACCGAGCACATCGACGATATTCTGTACGATCTTCAGCAGGCGCTGGCGTAA
- a CDS encoding class I SAM-dependent rRNA methyltransferase produces the protein MKQNRRYPKITLTRKAENSILSGHPWIYNTEILKIEGPYENGGLADVFSIREKYLGTGFINDHSKIRIRLISRSANDVFDEAFFERRLRHAWEYRKTVMGDDVSCCRIIFGEADLFPGLTVDRFRNILVAQTLSLGMEKLKPVLFPLLCKILREDGQNIDGIYERNDVAIRELEGMRQNKGFFPIAGLETPQATRTTITENGIEYAVDFENGQKTGFFLDQKYNRQAVAKISRGKRVLDCFTHTGSFALNAAKGGAEHVHAVDISADAVAMAEENAGRNQLQEKMSFQTANVFDLLPQMPMGKKDGYDLIVLDPPAFTKSRQTVDHAMKGYKEINLRAMKLLPRGGYLATCSCSHFMTEDLFCSMLRSAAFDAQVSLRQIEARQQSPDHPILWNVPETNYLKFYIFQIT, from the coding sequence ATGAAGCAAAACAGAAGATACCCTAAGATCACTCTGACCCGCAAGGCGGAAAACAGCATTCTGTCCGGACACCCGTGGATCTACAATACGGAGATTCTCAAAATTGAGGGCCCGTATGAAAACGGCGGTCTGGCCGACGTTTTCAGCATCCGCGAAAAATATCTGGGCACCGGGTTTATCAACGACCACTCCAAAATCAGGATCCGGCTGATTTCCCGCAGCGCGAACGACGTCTTTGACGAAGCTTTTTTCGAGCGCCGCCTGCGTCACGCGTGGGAGTACCGCAAAACCGTGATGGGGGACGACGTCTCCTGCTGCCGGATCATTTTCGGCGAGGCGGATCTTTTCCCCGGGCTGACGGTGGACCGCTTTCGCAACATACTGGTCGCACAGACGCTTTCTCTCGGTATGGAAAAGCTGAAGCCCGTTCTCTTCCCTCTGCTGTGCAAAATTCTGAGGGAGGACGGCCAGAACATAGACGGCATCTACGAACGCAACGACGTCGCTATCCGCGAGCTGGAAGGGATGCGGCAAAATAAAGGTTTCTTCCCCATCGCCGGGCTGGAAACGCCGCAGGCAACCCGGACAACGATCACGGAGAACGGGATCGAATACGCCGTCGACTTTGAAAACGGGCAGAAAACCGGATTTTTCCTCGACCAGAAGTACAACCGGCAGGCTGTCGCGAAAATCAGCCGCGGCAAGCGGGTGCTGGACTGCTTTACCCACACCGGCTCCTTTGCGCTGAACGCGGCGAAGGGCGGAGCGGAACACGTACACGCGGTGGATATTTCCGCCGACGCGGTCGCTATGGCGGAGGAAAACGCCGGGCGCAACCAATTGCAGGAAAAAATGAGCTTCCAGACGGCCAATGTGTTCGACCTGCTGCCGCAGATGCCGATGGGCAAAAAGGACGGCTACGACCTGATCGTGCTCGACCCGCCAGCTTTTACCAAATCGCGCCAGACCGTCGACCACGCGATGAAGGGGTACAAGGAAATCAACCTGCGCGCCATGAAGCTGCTGCCGCGCGGCGGCTACCTTGCGACCTGCTCCTGCTCCCATTTCATGACGGAGGACCTCTTTTGCAGCATGCTGCGCAGCGCGGCGTTTGACGCCCAGGTGTCGCTCCGCCAGATCGAAGCGAGGCAGCAGTCCCCCGACCATCCTATTTTATGGAATGTGCCGGAAACCAATTACCTCAAGTTTTACATTTTTCAGATTACCTGA